One genomic segment of bacterium includes these proteins:
- a CDS encoding 4Fe-4S binding protein codes for MIRKIIEIDEEKCTGCGLCVPNCVEGALRIIDGKARLVSETYCDGLGACLGECPEGALSIEEREAGEFDEEAVQKYLAPESHRSDDMLSACSGGCPGSLARTFDTADTDTVKTDTPEPSQLRHWPVQLMLVPPRAPFLKGADIVVCADCVPFAVPDFHHRYLKGRAVLVGCPKLDNLPYYREKLLEIFRESKPVRITVLRMEVPCCSGIAHAVIDARNRACPDVLLEVHIVSISGDTIRKMTE; via the coding sequence ATGATTCGTAAAATTATAGAGATTGACGAGGAAAAATGTACCGGCTGCGGTCTGTGCGTTCCGAACTGCGTCGAGGGAGCGCTCAGAATTATCGACGGGAAAGCCCGCCTGGTGAGCGAGACTTACTGCGACGGGCTCGGGGCGTGTCTCGGCGAGTGCCCCGAGGGCGCTCTTTCCATCGAGGAACGCGAGGCCGGCGAATTTGATGAAGAAGCAGTTCAAAAATATTTGGCGCCTGAGTCTCACAGATCAGACGATATGCTGTCCGCGTGTTCCGGCGGCTGCCCGGGTTCGCTTGCCCGCACCTTCGATACCGCAGATACTGACACCGTCAAGACCGATACACCGGAACCTTCGCAACTTCGGCACTGGCCCGTGCAGCTCATGCTCGTACCGCCGCGAGCGCCGTTTTTGAAAGGGGCTGATATTGTCGTGTGCGCCGACTGTGTTCCGTTCGCAGTGCCGGATTTCCACCACCGTTATCTCAAAGGAAGGGCAGTGCTGGTCGGATGCCCGAAACTGGATAATCTGCCATATTACCGTGAAAAACTGCTCGAAATATTCCGGGAGTCGAAACCCGTCCGAATCACCGTGCTGCGTATGGAGGTTCCCTGCTGCAGCGGAATTGCCCATGCCGTAATCGATGCCCGTAATCGGGCCTGCCCCGATGTACTGCTCGAAGTTCATATCGTTAGCATCTCCGGGGATACAATCAGGAAAATGACGGAATAG
- a CDS encoding Rrf2 family transcriptional regulator gives MSRVLNISDAAILAFHALVYCAGHTDRTVSLREIATEYRVSEAHLSKVMQRLVKAGFVKSTRGPGGGFMLDNDPGAISMLEIYELFEGPLSTSSCLFETPVCSFDTCVFGALLDELNTTVRKYLTTTKLSDIAHAKPKVKG, from the coding sequence ATGTCTCGTGTGCTCAATATCTCCGATGCCGCCATACTGGCGTTTCATGCACTGGTTTACTGTGCCGGTCACACCGACAGAACGGTTTCCCTCAGGGAAATCGCAACGGAATATCGTGTCTCGGAAGCGCATCTGTCGAAAGTCATGCAGCGGCTTGTAAAAGCGGGATTCGTGAAATCGACCCGCGGGCCCGGGGGTGGATTCATGCTCGATAATGATCCCGGCGCCATAAGCATGCTCGAAATCTATGAGCTGTTCGAGGGGCCATTGTCAACGAGCTCCTGCCTGTTCGAGACGCCGGTGTGTTCCTTCGATACCTGCGTGTTCGGCGCTCTTCTCGATGAATTGAACACTACGGTCAGGAAGTATCTGACCACCACAAAACTGTCCGATATCGCCCATGCGAAACCGAAAGTAAAAGGATAG